The following coding sequences lie in one Glycine soja cultivar W05 chromosome 16, ASM419377v2, whole genome shotgun sequence genomic window:
- the LOC114390728 gene encoding protein SGT1 homolog, with translation MASDLEAKAKEAFVEDHFELAVDLLSQAIHLEPNKAELYADRAQANIKLNNFTEAVADANKAIELNSSLPKAYLRKGTACMKLEEYETAKAALEVGASLSPDNSRFATLIKECDKLIAEESYTIPIIEEKTTTQDATPKDVQQQDDLLEKPTVAVTKPKYRHEFYQKPDQLVVTIFAKKIPKESITVDFGEQILSVSINVPGEDVYAFQPRLFGKIVPSNCRYEVLSTKIEIRLAKAEPIHWTSLEFTTDIVVPQRVNASSVTGSQRPSYPSSKQTRDWDKIEAQVKKEEKDEKLDGDAALNKFFREIYQDADEDTRRAMKKSFVESNGTVLSTNWKEVGSKKVEGSAPDGMELKKWEY, from the exons ATGGCTTCCGATCTCGAAGCAAAAGCCAAAGAGGCCTTCGTCGAAGACCACTTCGAACTCGCCGTGGACCTTCTTTCTCAGGCCATTCACCTCGAACCCAACAAAGCCGAACTCTACGCCGACCGAGCCCAAGCCAACATCAAACTCAACAACTTCACTG AGGCTGTTGCTGATGCTAACAAAGCAATTGAATTGAATTCTTCTCTACCAAAAGCATATTTGCGGAAAGG TACTGCGTGCATGAAGCTTGAGGAATATGAGACTGCTAAGGCTGCTCTAGAGGTGGGTGCATCATTGTCTCCAGACAACTCAAGGTTTGCTACTTTGATCAAAGAATGTGATAAGCTCATTGCAG AAGAATCTTATACCATACCTATTATAGAGGAAAAGACCACAACACAGGATGCTACTCCAAAAGATGTTCAGCAACAAGATGATCTTCTAGAGAAGCCAACAGTTGCAGTGACTAAACCTAAATACAG GCATGAATTCTACCAGAAACCTGATCAGTTGGTTGTGACCATATTTGCAaagaaaatcccaaaggaaAGCATTACTGTTGACTTCGGTGAACAAATA CTAAGTGTTAGTATTAATGTCCCTGGAGAAGATGTATATGCTTTTCAACCTCGCTTATTTGGAAAG ATTGTACCTTCCAATTGCCGATATGAAGTTTTGTCCACCAAAATTGAAATTCGCCTTGCGAAAGCAGAACCTATTCACTGGACATCTCTAGAATTCACCACAGATATCGTTGTTCCACAGAGGGTTAATGCTTCTTCAG TTACTGGAAGTCAAAGACCTTCTTACCCGTCCTCAAAACAAACAAGAGACTGGGACAAGATTGAAGCTCAAGTCAAGAAAGAG GAGAAAGACGAAAAGCTTGATGGCGATGCTGCGTTGAACAAATTTTTCCGtgaaatatatcaagatgcagATGAGGATACAAGGAGGGCAATGAAAAAGTCTTTT GTTGAGTCTAATGGGACAGTGCTGTCTACAAACTGGAAAGAAGTGGGATCAAAGAAGGTAGAGGGAAGTGCTCCTGATGGCATGGAGTTGAAGAAATGGGAATATTAA